A genomic window from Streptomyces brevispora includes:
- the eno gene encoding phosphopyruvate hydratase, which translates to MPSIDVVVAREILDSRGNPTVEVEVGLDDGSTGRAAVPSGASTGAFEAVELRDGDPNRYHGKGVEKAVLAVIEQIGPELVGYDATEQRLIDQAMFDLDATENKGSLGANAILGVSLAVAHAASEASDLPLFRYLGGPNAHLLPVPMMNILNGGSHADSNVDIQEFMIAPIGAESFSEALRWGAEVYHTLKKVLKTKGLSTGLGDEGGFAPNLESNRAALDLILEAIKEAGYAPGKDIALALDVAASEFYKDGKYEFEGKSRSAAEMTEYYEELVSAYPLVSIEDPLYEDDWAGWKVITDKLGAKVQIVGDDLFVTNPERLARGIEEGSANALLVKVNQIGSLTETLDAVELAQRSGFKCMMSHRSGETEDVTIADLAVAVNCGQIKTGAPARSDRVAKYNQLLRIEEILDDAAVYAGRSAFPRFKG; encoded by the coding sequence GTGCCGTCCATCGACGTCGTCGTAGCCCGGGAAATCCTCGACTCCCGGGGCAACCCCACGGTCGAGGTCGAGGTTGGGCTCGACGACGGCAGCACGGGTCGTGCTGCTGTTCCGTCCGGAGCCTCCACCGGTGCGTTCGAGGCCGTTGAGCTTCGCGACGGCGACCCCAACCGCTACCACGGAAAGGGCGTCGAGAAGGCCGTCCTCGCCGTGATCGAGCAGATCGGCCCGGAGCTCGTCGGCTACGACGCGACCGAGCAGCGGCTGATCGACCAGGCGATGTTCGACCTGGACGCCACCGAGAACAAGGGCTCGCTCGGCGCCAACGCCATCCTCGGCGTCTCGCTCGCCGTCGCCCACGCCGCGTCCGAGGCCTCGGACCTGCCGCTGTTCCGCTACCTCGGTGGCCCGAACGCGCACCTGCTGCCCGTCCCGATGATGAACATCCTCAACGGTGGGTCGCACGCCGACTCCAACGTGGACATCCAGGAGTTCATGATCGCCCCGATCGGCGCGGAGTCCTTCTCCGAGGCCCTGCGCTGGGGCGCCGAGGTCTACCACACGCTGAAGAAGGTCCTGAAGACCAAGGGCCTGTCCACCGGTCTCGGCGACGAGGGCGGCTTCGCGCCGAACCTGGAGTCGAACCGCGCCGCCCTCGACCTCATCCTTGAGGCCATCAAGGAGGCCGGTTACGCCCCGGGCAAGGACATCGCGCTCGCGCTCGACGTCGCCGCGTCCGAGTTCTACAAGGACGGCAAGTACGAGTTCGAGGGCAAGTCCCGCTCGGCCGCCGAGATGACCGAGTACTACGAGGAGCTCGTCTCCGCGTACCCGCTGGTCTCCATCGAGGACCCGCTGTACGAGGACGACTGGGCCGGCTGGAAGGTCATCACCGACAAGCTCGGCGCCAAGGTGCAGATCGTCGGCGACGACCTCTTCGTCACCAACCCGGAGCGCCTGGCCCGCGGCATCGAGGAGGGCTCCGCCAACGCCCTGCTCGTCAAGGTCAACCAGATCGGTTCGCTGACCGAGACCCTGGACGCCGTCGAGCTGGCCCAGCGCAGCGGCTTCAAGTGCATGATGTCCCACCGCTCCGGCGAGACCGAGGACGTCACCATCGCCGACCTCGCGGTCGCCGTGAACTGCGGCCAGATCAAGACCGGCGCCCCGGCCCGCTCGGACCGTGTCGCCAAGTACAACCAGCTGCTGCGCATCGAGGAGATCCTCGACGACGCCGCGGTGTACGCGGGCCGCTCGGCGTTCCCGCGCTTCAAGGGCTGA
- a CDS encoding NAD(P)/FAD-dependent oxidoreductase — MSTTERPRILVVGGGYVGLYAARRILKKMRYGEATVTVVDPRSYMTYQPFLPEAAAGSISPRHVVVPLRRVLPKAEVLTGRVTTIDQDRKVATVAPLVGEAYELPFDYLVIAMGAVSRTFPIPGLAEQGIGMKGIEEAIGLRNHVLEQLDRADSTTDEEVRRRALTFVFVGGGFAGAETIGEVEDMARDAAKYYTSVKREDMRFILVDAADKILPEVGPKLGVWGREHLESRGVEVFLSTSMDSCVDGHVVLKNGLEVDSNTIVWTAGVKPNPALARFGLPLGPRGHVDTSEKLQVQGTDYIWAAGDNAQVPDLVGRKAGNPNAWCPPNAQHALRQAKVLGDNVISGMRGFPQADYSHANKGAVAGLGLHKGVAMIVVGKMKIKFKGRLAWYMHRGYHGMAMPTWNRKIRIFADWTLAMFLKREVVSLGAMETPREEFYEAAKPAPAPAAAQPVGEKAKAS, encoded by the coding sequence ATGAGCACCACGGAGCGTCCCAGGATCCTCGTAGTAGGCGGTGGGTACGTAGGCCTGTACGCAGCTCGGCGCATTCTGAAGAAGATGCGCTACGGAGAGGCGACCGTCACGGTCGTCGACCCCCGGTCGTACATGACCTACCAGCCCTTCCTCCCCGAAGCTGCTGCCGGCAGCATCTCGCCCCGGCACGTCGTCGTCCCGCTGCGACGCGTTCTGCCGAAGGCCGAGGTCCTCACCGGCCGCGTCACGACCATTGACCAGGACCGCAAGGTCGCCACGGTCGCGCCGCTCGTCGGCGAGGCCTACGAGCTGCCCTTCGACTACCTGGTCATCGCGATGGGCGCCGTCTCGCGCACCTTCCCGATCCCCGGCCTGGCCGAACAGGGCATCGGTATGAAGGGCATCGAGGAGGCCATCGGCCTGCGCAACCACGTTCTCGAGCAGCTGGACCGGGCTGACTCGACGACCGATGAGGAGGTCCGCCGCAGGGCGCTCACCTTCGTCTTCGTGGGCGGCGGGTTCGCCGGTGCGGAGACCATCGGCGAGGTCGAGGACATGGCCCGCGACGCGGCGAAGTACTACACGAGCGTGAAGCGCGAGGACATGCGCTTCATCCTCGTTGACGCCGCCGACAAGATCCTTCCCGAGGTAGGCCCGAAGCTGGGCGTCTGGGGCCGGGAGCACCTGGAGTCCCGCGGTGTCGAGGTCTTCCTCTCGACCTCCATGGACTCCTGCGTCGACGGTCACGTGGTGCTGAAGAACGGGCTGGAGGTCGACTCCAACACCATCGTGTGGACGGCCGGCGTGAAGCCGAACCCGGCGCTGGCCCGCTTCGGCCTGCCGCTCGGTCCGCGCGGTCACGTGGACACCTCCGAGAAGCTCCAGGTGCAGGGCACCGACTACATCTGGGCCGCGGGCGACAACGCCCAGGTTCCGGACCTGGTCGGCCGCAAGGCCGGCAACCCGAACGCCTGGTGCCCGCCGAACGCCCAGCACGCGCTGCGTCAGGCCAAGGTCCTCGGCGACAACGTCATCTCCGGGATGCGCGGCTTCCCGCAGGCCGACTACAGCCACGCCAACAAGGGTGCGGTCGCCGGTCTGGGCCTGCACAAGGGCGTCGCGATGATCGTCGTCGGCAAGATGAAGATCAAGTTCAAGGGCCGCCTCGCCTGGTACATGCACCGTGGCTACCACGGCATGGCGATGCCGACCTGGAACCGCAAGATCCGGATCTTCGCCGACTGGACCCTCGCGATGTTCCTCAAGCGCGAGGTCGTCTCGCTCGGCGCCATGGAGACGCCGCGCGAGGAGTTCTACGAGGCCGCCAAGCCGGCCCCGGCACCCGCCGCCGCCCAGCCGGTGGGCGAGAAGGCCAAGGCCTCCTAG
- a CDS encoding DUF501 domain-containing protein: METPPPQTESTAPTDADIAAFQQQLGRPPRGLRAIAHRCPCGNPDVVETQPRLEDGTPFPTTYYLTCPRAASAIGTLEANGVMREMTERLGTDPELAAAYRAAHEDYIARRDAIEVLEGFPSAGGMPDRVKCLHVLVGHSLAAGPGVNPLGDEAIAMLPEWWRKGPCVSPCGAAPDED; this comes from the coding sequence ATGGAAACGCCCCCTCCCCAGACCGAGTCCACCGCACCCACCGACGCGGACATCGCCGCGTTCCAGCAGCAGCTGGGGCGCCCGCCGCGCGGGCTGCGCGCCATCGCGCACCGCTGTCCGTGCGGAAACCCGGACGTGGTCGAGACGCAGCCCCGGCTGGAGGACGGTACGCCGTTCCCGACGACGTACTACCTGACGTGCCCGCGGGCGGCGTCCGCGATCGGCACGCTGGAGGCGAACGGGGTCATGCGCGAGATGACCGAGCGCCTCGGCACCGACCCCGAACTGGCCGCCGCGTACCGGGCCGCGCACGAGGACTACATCGCGCGGCGTGACGCCATCGAGGTGCTGGAGGGCTTCCCGAGCGCGGGGGGCATGCCGGACCGGGTGAAGTGCCTGCACGTACTCGTGGGGCACTCGCTGGCCGCGGGGCCGGGAGTGAACCCGCTGGGGGACGAGGCGATCGCGATGCTGCCGGAGTGGTGGCGCAAGGGGCCGTGCGTGTCGCCGTGCGGCGCGGCGCCGGACGAGGACTGA
- a CDS encoding Ppx/GppA phosphatase family protein: MTRVAAIDCGTNSIRLLVADADPATGELVELDRRMEIVRLGQGVDRTGRLAPEALERTFAACRQYAAVIKEHGAQKVRFVATSASRDAENRDDFVRGVLDILGVEPEVISGDQEAAFSFDGATKELAGRDDLAKPYLVVDIGGGSTEFVLGDDRVRAARSVDIGCVRMTERHLVRDGAVVDPPTPAAVAGLRADVAAALDLAGQSVPLTGAGTLVGLAGTVTTVAAIALGLHEYDSAAIHHSRVSLEQVREITGRLLASTHAERAAIGSMHPGRVDVIASGALILLAVMERTGAHEVVVSEHDILDGIGWSIA; the protein is encoded by the coding sequence ATGACGCGCGTGGCCGCCATCGACTGCGGTACCAACTCGATCCGTCTGCTGGTGGCCGATGCGGACCCCGCCACCGGGGAGCTCGTCGAGCTCGACCGGCGGATGGAGATCGTCCGGCTCGGGCAGGGCGTCGACCGGACCGGACGGCTCGCCCCCGAGGCGCTGGAGCGGACGTTCGCCGCCTGCCGGCAGTACGCGGCGGTGATCAAGGAGCACGGTGCGCAGAAGGTCCGCTTCGTCGCCACCTCCGCCTCCCGGGACGCCGAGAACCGGGACGACTTCGTCCGCGGTGTGCTGGACATCCTGGGCGTCGAGCCCGAGGTGATCAGCGGCGACCAGGAGGCGGCGTTCTCGTTCGACGGGGCCACCAAGGAGCTCGCCGGGCGCGACGACCTCGCGAAGCCGTATCTCGTCGTGGACATCGGCGGCGGCTCCACCGAGTTCGTCCTCGGCGACGACCGGGTGCGAGCCGCCCGGTCCGTGGACATCGGCTGCGTCCGGATGACCGAGCGCCATCTCGTCCGGGACGGCGCGGTGGTCGACCCGCCCACGCCCGCCGCGGTCGCCGGGCTCCGCGCGGACGTCGCCGCCGCCCTGGACCTGGCCGGGCAGAGCGTTCCGCTCACCGGGGCGGGCACGCTCGTGGGGCTCGCCGGCACGGTCACCACCGTGGCCGCGATCGCGCTGGGTCTGCACGAGTACGACTCCGCGGCGATCCACCACTCCCGGGTCTCCCTGGAGCAGGTCCGGGAGATCACCGGGCGGCTCCTCGCCTCGACCCACGCCGAGCGCGCCGCGATCGGCTCGATGCATCCGGGACGGGTCGACGTGATCGCCTCCGGGGCGCTGATCCTGCTGGCCGTCATGGAGCGGACCGGGGCCCACGAGGTCGTCGTCAGCGAGCACGACATCCTCGACGGGATCGGCTGGTCCATCGCGTAG
- a CDS encoding FtsB family cell division protein → MAAKDRDRFSTATRLRLLGEQTAARVYRSQSRRQARRSRLTGRAAFLALVVCSLVVALAYPMRQYVSQRDEIADQERLAQEAEVRTEELRDEKARLQDDAYIKRLAREHLHYLLPGETGYTVVDPDAVKERNGKPEESGRPWHSNLWDGVDSADRG, encoded by the coding sequence ATGGCCGCGAAGGACCGGGACCGGTTCTCCACCGCGACCCGGCTGAGGCTGCTCGGTGAGCAGACCGCAGCCCGCGTCTACCGGTCCCAGAGCCGCCGTCAGGCGCGCCGCTCCCGCCTCACCGGCCGGGCGGCCTTCCTGGCCCTGGTGGTCTGCTCCCTGGTCGTCGCCCTCGCGTACCCGATGCGGCAGTACGTGTCGCAGCGCGACGAGATCGCCGACCAGGAGCGGCTCGCGCAGGAGGCCGAGGTGCGCACCGAGGAGCTGCGCGACGAGAAGGCGCGGCTCCAGGACGATGCGTACATCAAGCGGCTGGCCCGCGAGCATCTGCACTACCTTCTTCCGGGGGAGACCGGCTACACGGTGGTCGACCCCGACGCGGTCAAGGAGCGCAACGGAAAGCCGGAGGAGTCCGGCCGGCCGTGGCACTCCAATCTCTGGGACGGCGTCGACAGCGCCGACCGGGGCTGA
- a CDS encoding transglycosylase family protein, translating to MGSANGRHRRPRQAPAIVVAAGVTGSAIAIPLLGAAGAHAADASTWDRVAECESGGMWSADLGNGFYGGLQFSQDVWKSYGGDSYAPRADLASRSQQIAVAEKVLGDQGSKAWPSCAVISGLVVDGSLPGVDPGSASSADTSESADPSSSADPSASRDRSGSASKGATDAPSDDAPSAGTPSDDATADTADHDRTPDASASPSATPSASGSSGATGSSGAREGSAPAGETGGKHRGAPAPEGTGSDRDSGRHASRGASDARDKGAPVADGTYTVRPGDNLWAIADAQKLPGGWTELYEANKAEVGSDPDLILPGQSLDLGVKTD from the coding sequence ATGGGCTCCGCGAACGGCAGACACCGTCGCCCTCGGCAGGCACCCGCGATCGTCGTCGCCGCAGGCGTGACCGGCTCGGCCATCGCCATCCCACTGCTCGGCGCGGCCGGCGCGCACGCAGCCGACGCCTCGACCTGGGACCGGGTCGCCGAGTGCGAGAGCGGCGGCATGTGGAGCGCCGACCTCGGCAACGGCTTCTACGGCGGCCTGCAGTTCTCGCAGGATGTGTGGAAGTCGTACGGCGGCGATTCGTACGCCCCGCGCGCGGACCTGGCCAGCCGCTCGCAGCAGATCGCCGTGGCGGAGAAGGTCCTGGGCGACCAGGGGTCGAAGGCGTGGCCCAGTTGCGCGGTCATCTCCGGCCTCGTCGTGGACGGGTCCCTGCCGGGCGTCGACCCGGGCAGCGCCTCGTCCGCCGACACCTCCGAGAGTGCGGACCCGTCGTCGAGTGCCGATCCGTCGGCGAGCCGGGACCGGTCGGGCAGCGCGTCCAAGGGCGCGACCGACGCTCCGTCGGACGATGCCCCGTCGGCCGGCACCCCGTCGGACGACGCGACGGCGGACACGGCCGACCACGACCGTACGCCGGACGCCTCGGCCTCCCCGTCCGCCACGCCCTCGGCATCCGGCTCCTCCGGCGCGACCGGCTCCTCCGGCGCCCGGGAAGGGTCCGCCCCGGCCGGGGAGACGGGCGGCAAGCACCGCGGCGCCCCGGCCCCCGAGGGGACCGGCAGCGACCGGGACTCGGGGCGGCACGCCTCGCGCGGCGCCAGTGACGCACGCGACAAGGGGGCCCCGGTCGCCGACGGTACGTACACCGTCCGCCCCGGCGACAACCTCTGGGCGATTGCTGACGCACAGAAGCTTCCCGGCGGCTGGACGGAGCTGTACGAGGCCAACAAGGCGGAGGTCGGCTCCGACCCGGACCTCATCCTGCCTGGCCAGAGCCTCGATCTCGGTGTGAAGACCGACTGA
- a CDS encoding SAM-dependent methyltransferase — MADAALRLTALAEELLGEPLPVRIRAWDGSESGPPDAPALVVRNRRALRRLLWKPGELGLARAWVAGEIDIDGDLYEALDLIAGLIWDRGAEAKDSLHPVRDPKLRAAAKGLLQLAGPWPPPPPPPEEVRRRAGALHTKRRDKEAISHHYDVGNDFYELVLGPSMVYSCAYWEDDGNLEDAQRDKLDLVCRKLALKEGDRLLDVGCGWGSMAIHAARDYGARVTGVTLSTEQAAFARKRIAEEGLTDRIEIRVQDYRDVRDGPYDAISSIGMAEHVGSVRYREYADDLYALLKPGGRLLNHQIARRPEKDETAYHVDEFIDAYVFPDGELAPLGRTVATLEEAGFEARDVESLREHYALTLRRWVANLEKHWDLAVRMTSPGRARVWRLYMAASALSFEHNKIGVNQILAVRPAQGGSARMPLRARDWKASATG, encoded by the coding sequence ATGGCAGACGCCGCGTTGCGGCTGACCGCTCTCGCCGAGGAGTTGCTGGGAGAACCCCTACCGGTCCGGATCCGGGCCTGGGACGGCAGCGAATCCGGTCCACCCGATGCCCCCGCCCTCGTCGTCAGGAACCGTCGCGCCCTGCGCCGGCTGCTGTGGAAGCCGGGCGAACTGGGCCTCGCCCGCGCCTGGGTGGCCGGGGAAATCGACATCGACGGCGATCTGTACGAGGCCCTGGACCTGATCGCCGGGCTGATCTGGGACCGCGGTGCGGAGGCGAAGGACAGCCTCCACCCGGTCCGCGACCCGAAACTGCGGGCAGCCGCCAAGGGGCTGCTGCAACTGGCCGGACCCTGGCCCCCGCCCCCTCCACCGCCGGAGGAGGTACGGCGCCGCGCCGGAGCCCTGCACACCAAGCGCCGCGACAAGGAGGCCATCAGCCACCACTACGACGTGGGCAATGACTTCTACGAACTGGTCCTCGGCCCGTCCATGGTCTACTCCTGCGCCTACTGGGAGGACGACGGGAACCTTGAGGACGCCCAGCGCGACAAGCTCGACCTGGTCTGCCGCAAGCTCGCGCTGAAGGAGGGCGACCGCCTCCTGGACGTCGGCTGCGGCTGGGGCTCCATGGCCATCCACGCGGCCCGCGACTACGGCGCCCGGGTCACCGGTGTGACCCTCTCCACCGAACAGGCCGCCTTCGCCAGGAAGCGCATCGCCGAAGAGGGACTGACCGACCGGATCGAGATCCGGGTCCAGGACTACCGGGACGTCAGGGACGGCCCGTACGACGCCATCTCCTCCATCGGCATGGCGGAACACGTCGGCTCGGTCCGCTACCGCGAGTACGCCGACGACCTCTACGCACTCCTCAAGCCCGGCGGGCGCCTCCTCAACCACCAGATCGCCCGCCGCCCGGAGAAGGACGAGACCGCGTACCACGTGGACGAGTTCATCGACGCCTATGTCTTCCCGGACGGCGAACTGGCTCCGCTCGGCCGGACCGTCGCGACCCTCGAAGAAGCCGGTTTCGAGGCCCGCGACGTCGAATCGCTCCGCGAGCACTACGCACTGACCCTGCGCCGCTGGGTCGCCAACCTGGAGAAGCACTGGGACCTCGCGGTGAGGATGACCTCGCCCGGCCGGGCCAGGGTCTGGCGGCTCTACATGGCCGCCTCCGCGCTCTCCTTCGAGCACAACAAGATCGGCGTCAACCAGATCCTGGCGGTCCGTCCGGCGCAGGGCGGTTCCGCCCGGATGCCGCTGCGCGCCCGCGACTGGAAGGCGTCCGCGACCGGCTGA
- a CDS encoding cytochrome P450 family protein encodes MPPAPELFTWEFATDPYPAYAWLREHSPVHRTTLPSGVEAWLVTRYADAKQALADPRLSKNPAHHAEPAHAKGRTGIPGERKAELMTHLLNIDPPDHTRLRRLVSKAFTPRRIAEFAPRVQELTDRLIDSFAEKGEADLIHEFAFPLPIYVICDLLGVPREDQDDFRDWAGMMIRHGGGPRGGVARSVKKMRGYLLELIHRKRENPGDDLISGLIRASDDGEHLTENEAAAMAFILLFAGFETTVNLIGNGVHTLLGHPEQRERLQRSLAAGETELLATGVEELLRYDGPVELATWRFATEPLTIDGQRVAEGDPVLVVLAAADRDPGRFDGPDTLDLSRRDNQHLGYGHGIHYCLGAPLARLEGQAALATLLKRLPDLRLAGEAADLRWRGGLIMRGLRTLPVEFTPEPASDEGDALSTL; translated from the coding sequence TGGCTGCGCGAGCACAGCCCCGTGCACCGCACCACACTGCCCAGCGGGGTCGAGGCCTGGCTCGTCACCCGGTACGCGGACGCCAAGCAGGCCCTCGCCGACCCCCGGCTCTCCAAGAACCCGGCGCACCACGCCGAGCCGGCGCACGCCAAGGGCCGGACGGGCATCCCGGGCGAGCGCAAGGCGGAGCTGATGACGCATCTGCTGAACATCGACCCGCCCGACCACACCCGGCTGCGGCGTCTCGTGTCGAAGGCGTTCACGCCCCGGCGCATCGCGGAGTTCGCGCCGCGCGTGCAGGAGCTGACGGACCGCCTCATCGACTCCTTCGCCGAGAAGGGGGAGGCCGACCTCATCCACGAGTTCGCCTTCCCGCTCCCCATCTACGTGATCTGCGACCTGCTCGGTGTCCCGCGTGAGGACCAGGACGACTTCCGGGACTGGGCGGGCATGATGATCCGCCACGGCGGCGGCCCGCGCGGCGGGGTGGCCCGTTCCGTGAAGAAGATGCGCGGCTATCTCCTCGAACTGATCCACCGCAAGCGCGAGAACCCCGGGGACGACCTGATCTCGGGGCTGATCCGGGCGAGCGACGACGGCGAGCACCTGACGGAGAACGAGGCCGCCGCGATGGCCTTCATCCTTCTCTTCGCCGGGTTCGAGACGACCGTCAACCTCATCGGCAACGGCGTCCACACCCTGCTGGGACACCCCGAGCAGCGCGAGCGGCTCCAGCGGTCCCTGGCGGCAGGGGAGACGGAACTGCTGGCCACCGGCGTCGAGGAACTGCTGCGTTACGACGGCCCGGTGGAGCTGGCGACCTGGCGGTTCGCCACCGAGCCACTGACGATCGACGGGCAGCGGGTGGCCGAGGGAGACCCCGTGCTGGTGGTGCTGGCGGCCGCCGACCGGGACCCCGGACGCTTCGATGGCCCGGACACGCTGGACCTCTCGCGGCGTGACAATCAGCACCTCGGATACGGGCACGGCATCCATTACTGCCTGGGAGCACCGCTCGCCCGGCTGGAGGGGCAGGCCGCGCTCGCCACGTTGCTGAAACGCCTTCCGGACCTGCGACTTGCGGGGGAAGCTGCCGATTTGCGCTGGCGTGGCGGGCTCATCATGCGCGGACTGCGCACGCTCCCGGTGGAGTTCACTCCCGAGCCCGCTTCCGATGAGGGTGACGCTCTGTCAACTCTGTGA
- a CDS encoding transglycosylase family protein, producing the protein MLLNSKGNKHRRPSKAVRLVTLAGVAGAAIAVPLMGATGASAASVSTWDAVARCESGGNWSINTGNGYYGGLQFSQSSWAAAGGTQYAARADLASKSQQIAVAEKLLDMQGPGAWGCAGAGNLRNDGVDPGVDTGSTATKTAPKQQSAPVQQAEPKKAERTEAPAASRSDRAATPQAEQKKTVTTPTGETVKKGDGEYKVVAGDSLSQIAADHNVKGGWERLFELNKDIVKDADMIFPGQQLHLVK; encoded by the coding sequence ATGCTGCTCAACAGCAAGGGCAACAAGCACCGTCGCCCGTCCAAGGCCGTCCGTCTCGTCACGCTCGCCGGTGTGGCCGGTGCCGCCATCGCCGTGCCCCTGATGGGTGCGACCGGCGCCTCCGCGGCCTCCGTGTCCACCTGGGACGCGGTCGCCCGGTGCGAGTCCGGCGGCAACTGGTCGATCAACACCGGCAACGGCTACTACGGCGGTCTGCAGTTCTCGCAGTCCAGCTGGGCCGCCGCCGGCGGTACGCAGTACGCGGCCCGCGCCGACCTGGCCAGCAAGTCCCAGCAGATCGCCGTGGCCGAGAAGCTCCTCGACATGCAGGGACCGGGCGCCTGGGGCTGCGCCGGCGCCGGCAACCTGCGCAACGACGGTGTCGACCCGGGCGTCGACACCGGCTCCACCGCCACCAAGACCGCCCCCAAGCAGCAGTCGGCTCCGGTCCAGCAGGCCGAGCCGAAGAAGGCCGAGCGCACCGAGGCCCCCGCCGCCTCCCGCTCGGACCGCGCGGCCACCCCTCAGGCCGAGCAGAAGAAGACCGTCACCACCCCGACCGGCGAGACGGTCAAGAAGGGTGACGGCGAGTACAAGGTCGTCGCCGGCGACTCGCTGAGCCAGATCGCGGCCGACCACAACGTCAAGGGCGGCTGGGAGCGGCTGTTCGAGCTGAACAAGGACATCGTCAAGGACGCCGACATGATCTTCCCGGGTCAGCAGCTCCACCTGGTGAAGTAA